In the Pongo abelii isolate AG06213 chromosome 2, NHGRI_mPonAbe1-v2.0_pri, whole genome shotgun sequence genome, CTGGCATCCCTCTGACCTCATCTTCCACCACTCTCACCGCAGCAGACACAGGAAACAGGAAGGAATGGACAAGACGCGAGTGGTTGACAACCGGTCCAACTAAAAGGCACGACGCCAGAGGGTATCGACCAGATCCTGAAGATGGGGAACGCTCAACAGTCTTGAAACAGAGCAGTGACACGGTCCCGGATGCTCACTTTGAGTGCAAAGTGGGGACTGGAATGGATGCAGAGTACAAAGGATGCAGGGAAACCACTTAGGAGAAGAACCACGGAGCGAGGATGGGGCTGCCTGACGCGTCTAGGAGAAGGACTTGTAGAATGGATCCAGAGGGATGGCAGGAAGCCATGAGCTCAGCGTAGGGCAGGATAACCCTACAGAGACTGTCTAGCGGAGCCTGAGGGTCAGGGCGGGAGGGAGAAGGTGGGACCTGAAGGAGGAAGTGAAAACCCCCAACAACCGAAGGCTGCGGGAGTCCTCTCAAAGCATCTCCCCGGCGCCCCAGCCCAAGCACCTCAGCGGCCTCCCTCCTCCCCGCCTCCCCTTGCTGGCCCGCTGACCGAACGAGTTGAGAAAGTCCGCGATTTTCTTGATGCTGCTGGTGATTATCTCAATGTACTCCCGGTTAGCCCAGTCCTGGTGAATCTCCCGCTGCACCGGATCCTCCTGTCCCGCCATGGCGGCCGCCTGAGGAAAAGCGACTGCGCAGGCGCCCCGACCCTACAGGCCTCTAGTGCGCCTGCGCTGCTAGGCCACACCTATTCTCTTGAGCGCCCACGAATTCTCGGGCACAGTGATACGCCTGTGCAATGTCACGTCCTCGCCAGCGTTTGCTCTCTACTCCCACGCTATAGAAAACAGAAGCCTCGAGTCCGGCGGCGAGGCTGTAGTGCACGCGCGTTATGGTCGTTAAACGGGCGCGTGGGGTCTTGCCGTCTCCCTCAACTGCTCCAGGCTCAGGTTGCGCAGTCAGTGTCCGCAGTAAGATGGGCACAGTCGATTAAATCACACTAaatacaagtctttttttttttttttttagacggagtctaaAAAATGATATGGTCATAAATCGCTGGGCACACTGCAAACTGGAACAATCCGTTTCAAAAGgaaatttgtgtttttgtgttgttttttgagacgaggtttttttcttgttttttgttttttttgagacggagtctcgctgtgtcgcccaggcgggagtgcagtggcgtgatctcggctcactgcaacctccgcctcccaggttaaagcgattctcctgcctcagcctcccaagtagctggaattacaggcgcacaccaccacgcccggctaatttttttgtatttttagtagagatggtgtttcaccatgttggccagactggtctcgaaatcctgacttcaggcaatccgcccgcctaggcctcccaaagtgctgggattacgggtgtgagccaccgcgcccagcctgagacaaggtcttactgtcgcccaggctggaatgcaatggcctgatcatggctcactgcagactcgaactcctgggctcaagctatcctccagcctcaagctatcctccagcctcagcctctggtgtagttgggactacaggctcacgtcaccacgcctggctaatttttgtattttttgtagacggggtttcaccatgttggccaggttggtctcagactgaccgcaggtgatctacccaccttggcctcccaaagtgctgggattataggcatgagccaccatgcccggcctattatgCAGTCATTTAAGTGCTAATTATGAACACAAGCAACATGAAAACGCATACAATAAATTGAGGGGAAAACCAAAAtaccctccctctcttccttccttccttccttttcttactttttttttttgagacggagtttctctgttaatgcccaggctggagtgcaatggcacgatcttggctcactgtgacctctgcctcccggcttcaagtgattctcctgcctcagcatcccaagtagcttgggattacaggcgcctgccaccacacccggctatttcttgtattttttaggagagacggggtttcaccatgttggtcaggctggtctcgaactcctgacctcaagtgatctgcccacctcggcctcccaaagtgctgggattacagacatgagccaccctgcctggcccaaatttttttttaattgcaactATGGAAAAATGTATGTTTGAGGACAAGAAGGATCTACCAAAAAAGTCAGTATCTGCTTTGCTAAGGTAGTGGAATATAAACAACTTTATTCTCGTTTCAGGGAATACTTACAATCTGGCATGCagcaaatgctcttttttttgagacagagtcttgctctgttgctctggctggagtgcagtggctcgatctcggctcactgcaacctcagcctcccgggttcaagcagttctcctgcctcacttctcaagtagctgggactacaggcacacaccaccacacacagctaatttttgttttgttttttttttttttttaactagagatggggtttcaccatgttggtcaggctggtctcaaactcctgacctcagatgatctacctgcctcagcctcccaaagtgttgggattacaggcgtgagccactgtgcccagccagtaaatgctttttattaaaaagaaaaaatgtggctgagtggctgggtgtgatggctcacacctgttaatcccagcactttgggagcctgaggcgggcatattgcttgaggccaggagttcgagaccagcctggccaacacagtgaaaccctgtctctgcaaaaaatagaaaaattaggcatgatggcatgtgcctgtaatcctagctacttgggaggctgaagtgggaggatcacctgagcccagggaggtcaaggctgtagtgagcagtgattgcactcttgcactcaagcctgggtgacagagtgagaccctgtctcaaaaaaaaaaaaaaaacaaaagtggctGAAGAGTCAGATTACTACTAGTATTAGCATTAACTGGGAAGAAACCATTACTAACAGTTATTTACCCCAGTAGAGGATGTTATAACCTATAAAGATGCTTTTATAGCTATTACCTCACTGGACCCTTACAAACCCTGTGGaagccaggaagaagtttctcatttgaaaataaaaaatcagaaatctgaTGTTCAAGGTAACAAAGTCGATTAAGAGGTAGACCCTAACCAGCTGATTCCAGACTTAATTATCTCTTCACTATACCACTCTGAAAACAGGTTAAAGTCTGTCTGAGCTTTCCTATGAATacatataaatgattttttttttttttttttgagacggagtttcgctcttgttgcccaggctgggtgcaatggcgccatctcggctcaccgcaacctccgcctcccgggttcaagcgattctcctgcctcagcctcacgagtagctacgattacaggcatgtgccaccacgcctggctaattttttttctatttttattagagatggggtttctccatgttggtcaggttggtcttgaactcccgacctcaggtgatccacctgcctcggcctcccaaagtgctgggattacaggcgtgagccaccacacccagcctacatataaatgatttctaaaataaataatagatataaAGAATTAGGGAAGCCTAAGCATGCAGTAGGCTATCTGCTGCTCAAGGCGCTGTATCCTAAGTGATGCTGTTGAAGTGGCATTTTGCTTAGATATCACAAAGTCAGATAGACCTGCTTTTCCTTTAAAGGTATTgcatcggctgggcatggtggcttatgcctgtaatcccagcactttgggaggccgaggcaggtggatcatctgaggtcaggagttcgagaccagcctggccaacatggtgaaaccctgtctctactaaaaatacaaaaaaaaaaaaaaaaaaaattagccgagggtagtggcaggcacctgtaatcccagctactagggaggctgaggcaggagaattgcttgaacctgggaggcggagggtgcggtgagccgagattgcaccattgcactacagcctgggtgacaagggtgaaacttcgtctcaaaaaaataaaataaaaaataaaggtattGCACCATGGTTTGAAATCTTAAATCTACCATCCAGaagtcatttcacctctctgagctttggtttcttTATGTATAATTCAAGGATAACAACACTGATGAATTAGGATTGTTGGAGGATCATGTGagaaagtataaataaaacaCTAAGCACAATGCCTAGCTCTTCATAAAGCATGCACTCAGGATCAGTTTATATTTTCTTACTATGCAGATGGCAGAAAACTATatccaacaattttttttaatgatcatctTCCATGGACAGGTCAGACTCAAGTCTTGTCCTTTTGCTTGACTTTCTATACACCTGTTCCAGAATCTCCCCTGTAATTCCAAATGACTCAAGGATATGATGCTGTTCTTGAGTGAAGATGGTTCCTTTGGACCTCAGGAGCCTTTTCCTAAATGCTTTACAGAGCTTGCTGTCAGACAGTCCTCTAGTTATGAGTTTGCTAGCatgatagttctttttttttttttttttttttgagacgaagttttgctcttgttgcccaggctggagtgcaatggcgtgatcttggctcaccacaacctccacctcccaggttcaagcgattctcctgcctcagccttcccaagtagctgggattataggcatgtgccaccaagcctggctaattttgtatttttagtagagatggggtttctccatgtgggtcaggctggtcttgaactcccgacctcacgtgatccgcccacctctgcctcccaaagtgctgggattacaggtgtgagccaccgcgcccggccgatagTTCTTCATTTAGGAATTGTTTGTGATGAGTGACACAGGGCTGCAGAGGCCAGCTTTGGAAATGTTGGTGCAACAAGGAGTGCTACAGTTAACATAGGGAAACCAGGTCCctgtcttcacttttttttttttttttttttttttgagacagagtcccattctgttgcccaggctggagtgcagtggcgcgatctcggctcactgtaacttctgcttcctgggttcaagcaatttgcctgcctcagcctcttgaatagcttggattacaggcatgtgtcaccatgcccggctaatttttgtattttttggtagagacagggtttcgccatgttgaccaggctggtctcaaattcctgacctcaagtgatccgcctgcctcaggctcccaaagtgctgggattacaggcatgagccaccatgcccagcccctgtcTTCACTTTGAGTTGGTCATATACTTCATGGAACTTGGGGATCTCATTGATGATTTCAGTTATAAGAATCAATGTGGAATCAAAGCTCGAAGAAATATAGCACTTGTATTAAACCTGGCCATTTGAGCCTCCTTTGCAGTCATATGCACTTGGACCATCACTGGCACAGCTGGGCCTGTTAAGTCAGTATTTCAAATTCCTACTAACACTTTGTGACACCATATCTGTGCCACAATAAATGTCACATGTGCTGAGACATCTAAGGATGGATATAGCTTGTGCACCATAGCAATGTTGCTGCCTGCTTTGAAAGCATTGAATCCGCTTTTGGCAGAGTAAATGTGGCTATTGTCATGAGAATCCATGAACAGTGCAACCAGAATGTTGAGCACTGGATGATACAGATCACATTGTGGTTTTCCATATGGAGCATGCTATCAGACTTGGAGGTGATGGTGAATGGCACTTCTGAGAATACGTCCTTTAGAGCTGGGCAGACTGCACAGGGGACTGTtgtacaaattcttttttttttttttccagacgaagtatcgctctgtcgcccaggctggagtgcaatggcacaatctcggctcactgcagcctccgcctcccgggttcaagcaattctcctgcctcagcctcccgagtagctgggattacaggcacccaccatcacacctggctaatttttgtatttttagtagagatgggatttcaccacgttggccaggcttgtcttgaacttgtgacctcaggtgatccgcccacctcggcctcccaaagtgttaggattacaggcgtgagccactgcacccagcccaaattcTTATAACAGTATGAAGCCCTATCTatccaataatttttaaacatacaatttTGCATTGAggactttcatttaaaaaacaaaacaaaacaaaaacaaaaaccactgtgcaattaaaacctaaatgaaaacaactgttttcttttaaaataaaaatgtcagctgggcacagtggctcaagcctgtaatcccagcactttgggaggccgaggtgggcggatcacaaggtcaggagttcgagaccatcctccccaacatggtgaaatcccatctctactaaaaatacaaaaaaaattagccgggcatggtggcgggcgcctgtagtctcagctactcaggaggctgaggcaggagaatggtgtgaacccgggaggcggaggttgcagtgagccgagatcacgccactgcactccagtctgggtgacagagtgagactctgtctcaaaaaaaagtcttttttattCAAGAGGGAAATaaagccagtgtggtggctcatgcctgtaatcccagcactttgggaggccgaggcacgcagatcacgaggtcaggagttcaagacctgcctggccaacatggtgaaactcgatctctactaaaaatacaaaaattagctgggcctggtggtgcgtgcctgtaatcccagctactcgggaggctgagacaggagaatcgcttgaacccaggaggtgaaggttgcagtgacccaagatcgagccactgcactccagcctgggcgacacggtgagactccgtctcaaaaaaaaaaaaaaaaagaaataaaaatgaactaactGGGGAAAAAAGTTTTGTAATTCAAAATCATTTGTGTCTCTtccaagtcccacttttctgtgCCTCTCTCTTCATGTTCTGACCTGACATGCCCTCCAAATTCTTCTCCACTTACCTCTTCTTCCACAaggtgcacatgcacacatagtgGGTGTGTGTCTTCTAAATC is a window encoding:
- the BRK1 gene encoding protein BRICK1 translates to MAGQEDPVQREIHQDWANREYIEIITSSIKKIADFLNSFDMSCRSRLATLNEKLTALERRIEYIEARVTKGETLT